A genomic region of Oncorhynchus mykiss isolate Arlee chromosome 16, USDA_OmykA_1.1, whole genome shotgun sequence contains the following coding sequences:
- the LOC110491745 gene encoding uncharacterized protein LOC110491745, with protein MVSPLKTPKTNWMRLLKRQNALPRSSTKRRTHKPNWTRPLTRQKDWPRSSTQNGKIRRKRQTSLQGLGSDGDKGMRGQIVPQTRKATTSTSVAPRASTSRARLVQPSGPVTEEEESETRTSGLESTPVLNIDEEIDCFLPLDVPEVICGCLISTIHVGPGKHIILVGINGRYNVTVPVLTCTTCLSTWTANLADLIKNGYWPATVNCDTIYQVDVFSSFEELEVSAPGMSRLAFMRILEQRTDFFGRVTINYTQLYQCMTSG; from the exons ATGGTAAGTCCTTTGAAGACCCCCAAGACCAACTGGATGAGGCTATTAAAAAGGCAGAACGCCTTGCCGAGGAGCTCAACCAAGAGAAGGACCCACAAGCCCAACTGGACGAGGCCATTAACGAGGCAAAAAGACTGGCCGAGGAGCTCAACCCAGAACGG GAAAATAAGAAGAAAAAGACAAACAAGCCTCCAGGGATTAGGTTCAGATGGAGACAAAGGGATGAGAGGACAGATTGTTCCTCAAACCAGGAAGGCAACTACATCCACTTCTGTTG CTCCAAGGGCCAGTACATCAAGAGCCAGACTAGTGCAACCTTCTGGACCAGTCACTGAGGAGGAAGAATCAG AGACAAGGACCAGTGGATTGGAATCCACTCCAGTTTTAAACATTGATGAAGAAATAG ATTGTTTCTTACCATTGGATGTACCAGAGGTGATATGTGGTTGCCTGATAAGCACCATCCATGTTGGCCCTGGGAAACATATAATACTCGTAGGAATAAATG GTCGCTACAATGTCACAGTGCCTGTGCTTACCTGCACAACTTGTCTTAGCACCTGGACAGCAAACTTGGCAGATCTGATAAAGAATGGGTACTGGCCTGCCACTGTCAACTGTGACACCATATACCAGGTAGATGTGTTCAGCTCTTTTGAGGAGCTGGAAGTGTCAGCCCCAGGAATGTCCCGTCTGGCGTTTATGCGGATTTTGGAGCAGCGAACTGACTTCTTTGGCAGGGTAACAATCAATTATACTCAGCTTTACCAATGTATGACTTCAGGTTAA